In Mytilus edulis chromosome 4, xbMytEdul2.2, whole genome shotgun sequence, the following proteins share a genomic window:
- the LOC139521473 gene encoding putative mediator of RNA polymerase II transcription subunit 29: protein MSNSANNTNNIIENSECNKQGHRQAECNSHLHVSESDEKEDDNSDEDKSETEDSVQTSQSILQPIPNDSQSKSPIAPLSKDQTDTSTNKGADNNNTYNHDSGLEAINNNTSTDDSKRKKKKKKLTNYQNKDDKAQGDISQYFQGSNQTPKNKTDKRNATTPTEEYQERTGPGHKTFKS from the exons ATGTCAAATTCtgcaaataatacaaataatataattgaAAACTCAGAG TGTAACAAACAAGGACACAGACAAGCAGAATGTAATTCGCACCTACATGTAAGTGAAAGTGACGAAAAAGAAGACGACAATTCAGATGAGGATAAATCGGAAACAGAAGACTCTGTGCAGACATCACAATCAATACTGCAACCAATCCCCAATGACAGTCAATCAAAATCACCTATAGCTCCACTCAGCAAAGATCAAACTGACACCTCTACCAACAAAGGTGCAGACAACAACAATACGTACAATCATGACTCAGGATTGGAGGCTATAAACAACAACACATCAACAGATGATtcgaaaagaaaaaagaagaaaaaaaaacttaccaaTTATCAAAATAAAGATGATAAAGCTCAAGGAGATATAAGCCAATATTTCCAAGGTTCGAACCAAACTCcaaaaaataaaactgataaGAGAAATGCAACAACCCCTACAGAAGAGTATCAAGAACGTACAGGTCCTGGACACAAGACATTTAAATCGTAG
- the LOC139520193 gene encoding visual pigment-like receptor peropsin translates to MNAIFYCIAFIMFFVTFIGCSVNGAIVYVVLVNKHLQNVNNTFVVSMCINGFLISSFGTIFTAATSVRGEWIFGESVCQMHSFIVFFLGLAIIATLTSMAIEKYIVIKQESRNVVTKRVCIYILLICHVYGFVISSMPFIGWNRYQLEGFNITCSLKMDGTDANSTSFNIFMLIVGLICPLGVMITVYSKIIVTMKEKRKSANFNSYSCQRKTILKREMRVTKTILFMIGAFSVSWSPYAIHCVVSMLGITKGMSPFVATIPALIAKSSVIYHPIIYVFKNRPLKTVLLKTLHCSAKKTKHVRGVHLPLQEFNRSSMNRRGPTVTFTMDDEADFSFIAPNNNVENIGHVYEFPT, encoded by the exons ATGAATGCCATATTTTATTGTATagcttttatcatgttttttgtgaCGTTCATTGGGTGCTCCGTCAATGGTGCTATAGTGTATGTAGTATTAGTTAATAAACATCTCCAAAATGTGAACAATACGTTTGTAGTATCGATGTGCATAAATGGATTTCTTATATCAAGTTTTGGTACAATATTTACGGCAGCAACGAGTGTTAGGGGAGAATGGATTTTTGGAGAATCAGTTTGCCAAATGCATTCTTTTATAGTATTCTTCCTAGGTCTTGCAATTATTGCTACTTTGACAAGTATGGCTATAGAAAAATATATCGTTATAAAACAGGAATCAAGAAACGTGGTGACAAAAAGAGTTTGTATTTACATACTACTAATATGCCACGTGTATGGGTTTGTGATTTCTTCTATGCCCTTCATTGGGTGGAACAGGTATCAACTTGAAGGATTCAATATAACATGTTCGCTGAAAATGGACGGTACAGACGCTAATTCAACATCTTTCAACATTTTTATGCTGATAGTAGGATTGATTTGTCCGTTAGGAGTAATGATTACCGTATACTCTAAAATAATCGTTACG atGAAAGAAAAACGAAAATCAGCAAACTTTAACTCCTACAGCTGTCAGCGAAAAACAATATTAAAGAGAGAAATGAGAGTAACAAAGACAATTTTGTTCATGATAG gTGCTTTTAGTGTTTCCTGGTCCCCATATGCCATACACTGTGTTGTATCGATGCTCGGTATAACAAAAGGAATGTCTCCATTTGTAGCAACTATTCCAGCTTTGATCGCAAAATCTTCAGTAATTTATCATCCAATCATTTATGTGTTTAAAAACAGACCACTGAAGACCGTGCTACTAAAAACACTTCACTGTTCAGCcaaaaaaactaaacatgttCGTGGTGTTCACTTGCCATTACAAGAATTCAATAGATCAAGCATGAATCGTAGAGGCCCAACAGTAACATTTACAATGGACGATGAAGCAGACTTCTCATTTATAGCACCAAAtaataatgttgaaaatattggACATGTATATGAATTTCCGACCTGA